From Bdellovibrio sp. KM01:
ACAACTTTATCAATCATGTCATCGGTGCCGTCAGGGCGCGAGAAAACCGCCTGAAGAGCTTCCTTCAACGGGACGTATTTCTCGTCATGAAGCTGTTCTGATTCCTGGATCTTTTCATTCACGAGCTCGTTCATCTGATCGAGATCTTTTGTCGCCAGGGTTGCGTAGTTTGCGATAAGACCGGCTTGTGCGTGAAGGCAAAAAGCGGTCACGAGTGTTGCTAAAATAAAATTTGGTTTTTTCATAGTTTCCAGTCTAAACACACAGAAACTTCACGCAAGTCCAATCACTTCATGCAGCACGGCAAGAATAGGGTACAGGACTTAGGTTCGGGTTTTTTTCCTTCCCTCGTGGAAAATACATGGCACAATGGGAGGGCTTTTGAGTTTTAACAAATTAAATTCCTTTATGGAGGCGACATTGAAAGCATTTAAATTAGCAGCAGTTTCAGCGTTGGCACTTTCCCTTGTGAACTGTGCTCCATCCGCAAAACAACTTAAAGAAGTGGTAGAAAAAGATCCAAGCATCGTTTTCGCAGCTATCGAAAAAGACCCTGAGCAATTCATCGAAGTGGTGAATAAAGCGGCTCAAGGTGCACAAAAGAAAGCTCAAGAAAAAGCTATGGCTGAAGAAGGCAAAAAGCGTGACGAAGAGTTCGCAAATCCTTTGAAACCAGCTATCGACGACAGCCGTGTATTCTTCGGTCCTAAAGACGCGAAAATCACAATTGTTGAATACTCTGATTTCGAATGCCCATACTGCTCTAAAGGTCACGCGACTGTTGATGAAGTTATGAAAGCGTACCCTAAAGACGTTCGCGTAATTTACAAGCACTTGCCTTTGGATTTCCATCCTATGGCGATGCCTGCAGCACGCTACTTCGAAGCAATCGCGATGCAAGACCATGCGAAAGCTGAAAAGTTCTATAACATCGTTTTCGAAAACCAAGGCGAACTTCGCACTAAAAAAGAAGCATTCTTGAAAGATGCTGCGAAAAAAGCTGGCGCGGACATCAAACGTGTTGAAAAAGATCTTAAAGACGAAAAAATCACTAAAATCATCGAAGCTGACATGGAAGAAGCTAAAAAATTCAACTTCTCCGGGACTCCAGGCTTCTTGATCAACGGCGTTTCCCTTCGTGGTGCGTATCCGTTCTCTGAGTTCAAAGACATTATCGACCGTCATTTGAAAACTGCGGCTAAATAGTCTCTTTGCACAAGGTGCACTGAAGAACCCACGGCTCACAAGGCTGTGGGTTTTTTTATTTGCAAAAGCGCAATGATCTTTCATGATTAATTTGCGTTTGCTCAATGACGAGCCCGCAGAGGAATCTGCAATGTCTTTAAAAGTAAAATTTCTGCTGATTGTTTCGGTTCTTTTAATCGCTTCTTCCGCGACTATCTTTTTCTTAAATCGCGAGACTTTTCTCTCTGACAAGCGCTCTTATGTCTATGCCAATGCCCTCGAGAGAATCGATGGAATCAGTCAAAACTTTAATCAGGATTTCAATACCAGTTTCGAAAGAATTCGCTCCGCACTTCAGCTTTTCGATGCCTCCACTCAACAGTTCCCTCCCCAGGTCAAAGCCCTCGCCAACAACCAAAAATGGGGTGATATTTCGATTTTTATCGCTCAAGACGGTTTCCCACTGCGTCTTATGGACGTTCTCGGAACACAAATTTCCACCTCGGAAGCGATCACCAACCGACTGACTTCCATGAAGGAAAATGAGCTCATCGTCGAAAACGACATTCAATTTCCTGACAAGCTCACGGTCCTGTTTCGTCAGGGTCCTTACCGAGTTTACGCAAACTTGCAATTCCCCTTTTTTAAGAATATTCAAAGCCGCAATGAAGTCGCCCTTTACCTGGCTAAAACCAATCAATGGTGGTTTCCCGCTTCTTCCAATGATGGTTTCAACTCCATCACTCCCCGCCTGAAAGAATTTTTTCAACAAAGCTCCAGTGGCGTGAAGGACATCGACTTAAATAATCGACGTTATCTGATGTCTTTCAAAAAACTGTCACAGCTGGATGTTTATGTTTTTGAAGTCTTCGATAAGAAAAGTATTTTCTCAGTTGTCGATTCCATCATGAACAAAACCTTGGCTGCGAGCTTGATCATACTGGTGATCGGCTTGGTTGCCGTCTTCCTTTCCATCGATAGTCTCACACAAAACTTGCTTCGCCTGGCAAATGCCATGAGTGAATTTTCAAAACATGGGACTGCGAAGCCTTTGAAAATTGCCAATAAAGATGAAATTGGGCAAATGGCGGGAGTTTTTAATTCCATGCAGAGCAAGATCGAAGGACTGCTGCAACAGACTCAGGAGAAAGTGCGAATGCAGGCGGAACTTGAGACAGCCAAAGAGGTTCAGACGACTCTGCTTCCGAAAATGAAGGTGGAAACAGAGGCCTATTCCCTGAAAGGATATTATCACCCCGCTTCGGAATGTGGTGGCGATTTGTGGTTTCATAACTGCGCCGAAGATAAAATTTTTGTATTTATCGGCGATGCAACCGGACACGGAGTTCCGGCTGCTTTGATCACGGCAGCG
This genomic window contains:
- a CDS encoding thioredoxin domain-containing protein translates to MSFNKLNSFMEATLKAFKLAAVSALALSLVNCAPSAKQLKEVVEKDPSIVFAAIEKDPEQFIEVVNKAAQGAQKKAQEKAMAEEGKKRDEEFANPLKPAIDDSRVFFGPKDAKITIVEYSDFECPYCSKGHATVDEVMKAYPKDVRVIYKHLPLDFHPMAMPAARYFEAIAMQDHAKAEKFYNIVFENQGELRTKKEAFLKDAAKKAGADIKRVEKDLKDEKITKIIEADMEEAKKFNFSGTPGFLINGVSLRGAYPFSEFKDIIDRHLKTAAK
- a CDS encoding SpoIIE family protein phosphatase, translated to MINLRLLNDEPAEESAMSLKVKFLLIVSVLLIASSATIFFLNRETFLSDKRSYVYANALERIDGISQNFNQDFNTSFERIRSALQLFDASTQQFPPQVKALANNQKWGDISIFIAQDGFPLRLMDVLGTQISTSEAITNRLTSMKENELIVENDIQFPDKLTVLFRQGPYRVYANLQFPFFKNIQSRNEVALYLAKTNQWWFPASSNDGFNSITPRLKEFFQQSSSGVKDIDLNNRRYLMSFKKLSQLDVYVFEVFDKKSIFSVVDSIMNKTLAASLIILVIGLVAVFLSIDSLTQNLLRLANAMSEFSKHGTAKPLKIANKDEIGQMAGVFNSMQSKIEGLLQQTQEKVRMQAELETAKEVQTTLLPKMKVETEAYSLKGYYHPASECGGDLWFHNCAEDKIFVFIGDATGHGVPAALITAATRSILSLTVDEKIWSPGRTLGRINQVLCDVAKGEKMMTAFAATIDLKAEKITYANASHEQPLLLPLSEEGRKFKKSDITLLGEVNGKRLGHEKDTVYEEISTDFKLGQTLFAYTDGLTDAENTKKEQFGERTVFKLAADACTKGSQRSLHDQIAKRIVEFTQEIEQPDDITFLSLHLRES